From the Arvicola amphibius chromosome 2, mArvAmp1.2, whole genome shotgun sequence genome, one window contains:
- the Serbp1 gene encoding plasminogen activator inhibitor 1 RNA-binding protein isoform X1, with amino-acid sequence MPGHLQEGFGCVVTNRFDQLFDDESDPFEVLKAAENKKKEAGGGGVGGPGAKSAAQAAAQTNSNAAGKQLRKESQKDRKNPLPAIVGVADKKEETQPPVALKKEGIRRVGRRPDQQLQGEGKIIDRRPERRPPRERRFEKPLEERGEGGEFSVDRPIIERPIRGRGGLGRGRGGRGRGMGRGDGFDSRGKREFDRHSGSDRSSFSHYSGLKHEDKRGGSGSHNWGTVKDELTESPKYIQKQISYNCSDLEQSNVTEETPEGEEHPVADTENKENEVEEVKEEGPKEMTLDEWKAIQNKDRAKVEFNIRKPNEGADGQWKKGFVLHKSKSEEAHAEDSVMDHHFRKPANDITSQLEINFGDLGRPGRGGRGGRGGRGRGGRPNRGSRTDKSSASAPDVDDPEAFPALA; translated from the exons ATGCCTGGGCACCTACAGGAAGGCTTCGGCTGCGTGGTCACCAACCGATTCGACCAGCTATTTGACGACGAATCGGACCCCTTCGAGGTACTGAAGGCAgcagagaacaagaaaaaagaagccgGCGGGGGCGGCGTTGGGGGCCCCGGGGCCAAGAGCGCGGCTCAGGCCGCGGCCCAGACCAACTCTAACGCGGCGGGCAAACAGTTGCGGAAAGAGTCCCAGAAAGACCGCAAGAACCCGCTGCCCGCCATCGTCGGCGTGGCCGACAAAAAGGAGGAGACGCAGCCGCCGGTGGCGCTTAAGAAAGAAG GAATAAGGCGAGTTGGAAGAAGACCTGATCAACAACTTCAGGGTGAAGGGAAAATAATTGATAGGAGACCAGAAAGGCGACCACCTCGGGAAAGAAGATTTGAAAAGCCCCTTGAAGAAAGGGGTGAAGGAGGTGAATTTTCAGTTGATAG aCCGATTATTGAAAGGCCTATTCGAGGCCGAGGTGGTCTTGGAAGGGGTCGAGGAGGCCGTGGACGTGGAATGGGCCGAGGCGACGGATTTGATTCTCGTGGCAAACGTGAATTTGATAGGCATAGTGGAAGTGATAGATC TTCTTTTTCGCATTACAGTGGCCTGAAGCATGAGGACAAGCGTGGAGGTAGCGGATCTCACAACTGGGGAACTGTCAAAGATGAATTAAC agAGTCTCCCAAATACATTCAGAAACAAATATCTTATAATTGCAGTGATTTGGAGCAATCAAATGTGACTGAGGAAACACCTGAAGGTGAAGAGCACCCAGTGGCAGACACTGAAAATAA GGAGAATGAAGTTGAAGAGGTTAAGGAAGAGGGTCCAAAAGAGATGACTTTGGATGAATGGAAAGCTATTCAAAATAAAGACCGAGCAAAAGTAGAATTTAATATCAGAAAACCAAATGAAGGTGCTGATGGACAATGGAAAAAGGGATTTGTTCTGCATAAATCAAAAAGTGAAGAG GCTCATGCTGAAGATTCGGTTATGGACCATCATTTCCGGAAGCCAGCAAATGATATAACGTCTCAACTGGAGATCAATTTTGGAGACCTAGGCCGCCCAGGACGTGGTGGCAGGGGAGGACGTGGTGGACGTGGGCGTGGTGGACGTCCAAACCGTGGCAGCCGGACTGATAAG tcaAGTGCTTCTGCTCCTGATGTAGATGACCCAGAGGCATTCCCAGCTCTGGCCTAA
- the Serbp1 gene encoding plasminogen activator inhibitor 1 RNA-binding protein isoform X3 — translation MPGHLQEGFGCVVTNRFDQLFDDESDPFEVLKAAENKKKEAGGGGVGGPGAKSAAQAAAQTNSNAAGKQLRKESQKDRKNPLPAIVGVADKKEETQPPVALKKEGIRRVGRRPDQQLQGEGKIIDRRPERRPPRERRFEKPLEERGEGGEFSVDRPIIERPIRGRGGLGRGRGGRGRGMGRGDGFDSRGKREFDRHSGSDRSSFSHYSGLKHEDKRGGSGSHNWGTVKDELTDLEQSNVTEETPEGEEHPVADTENKENEVEEVKEEGPKEMTLDEWKAIQNKDRAKVEFNIRKPNEGADGQWKKGFVLHKSKSEEAHAEDSVMDHHFRKPANDITSQLEINFGDLGRPGRGGRGGRGGRGRGGRPNRGSRTDKSSASAPDVDDPEAFPALA, via the exons ATGCCTGGGCACCTACAGGAAGGCTTCGGCTGCGTGGTCACCAACCGATTCGACCAGCTATTTGACGACGAATCGGACCCCTTCGAGGTACTGAAGGCAgcagagaacaagaaaaaagaagccgGCGGGGGCGGCGTTGGGGGCCCCGGGGCCAAGAGCGCGGCTCAGGCCGCGGCCCAGACCAACTCTAACGCGGCGGGCAAACAGTTGCGGAAAGAGTCCCAGAAAGACCGCAAGAACCCGCTGCCCGCCATCGTCGGCGTGGCCGACAAAAAGGAGGAGACGCAGCCGCCGGTGGCGCTTAAGAAAGAAG GAATAAGGCGAGTTGGAAGAAGACCTGATCAACAACTTCAGGGTGAAGGGAAAATAATTGATAGGAGACCAGAAAGGCGACCACCTCGGGAAAGAAGATTTGAAAAGCCCCTTGAAGAAAGGGGTGAAGGAGGTGAATTTTCAGTTGATAG aCCGATTATTGAAAGGCCTATTCGAGGCCGAGGTGGTCTTGGAAGGGGTCGAGGAGGCCGTGGACGTGGAATGGGCCGAGGCGACGGATTTGATTCTCGTGGCAAACGTGAATTTGATAGGCATAGTGGAAGTGATAGATC TTCTTTTTCGCATTACAGTGGCCTGAAGCATGAGGACAAGCGTGGAGGTAGCGGATCTCACAACTGGGGAACTGTCAAAGATGAATTAAC TGATTTGGAGCAATCAAATGTGACTGAGGAAACACCTGAAGGTGAAGAGCACCCAGTGGCAGACACTGAAAATAA GGAGAATGAAGTTGAAGAGGTTAAGGAAGAGGGTCCAAAAGAGATGACTTTGGATGAATGGAAAGCTATTCAAAATAAAGACCGAGCAAAAGTAGAATTTAATATCAGAAAACCAAATGAAGGTGCTGATGGACAATGGAAAAAGGGATTTGTTCTGCATAAATCAAAAAGTGAAGAG GCTCATGCTGAAGATTCGGTTATGGACCATCATTTCCGGAAGCCAGCAAATGATATAACGTCTCAACTGGAGATCAATTTTGGAGACCTAGGCCGCCCAGGACGTGGTGGCAGGGGAGGACGTGGTGGACGTGGGCGTGGTGGACGTCCAAACCGTGGCAGCCGGACTGATAAG tcaAGTGCTTCTGCTCCTGATGTAGATGACCCAGAGGCATTCCCAGCTCTGGCCTAA
- the Serbp1 gene encoding plasminogen activator inhibitor 1 RNA-binding protein isoform X4: MPGHLQEGFGCVVTNRFDQLFDDESDPFEVLKAAENKKKEAGGGGVGGPGAKSAAQAAAQTNSNAAGKQLRKESQKDRKNPLPAIVGVADKKEETQPPVALKKEGIRRVGRRPDQQLQGEGKIIDRRPERRPPRERRFEKPLEERGEGGEFSVDRPIIERPIRGRGGLGRGRGGRGRGMGRGDGFDSRGKREFDRHSGSDRSGLKHEDKRGGSGSHNWGTVKDELTDLEQSNVTEETPEGEEHPVADTENKENEVEEVKEEGPKEMTLDEWKAIQNKDRAKVEFNIRKPNEGADGQWKKGFVLHKSKSEEAHAEDSVMDHHFRKPANDITSQLEINFGDLGRPGRGGRGGRGGRGRGGRPNRGSRTDKSSASAPDVDDPEAFPALA, encoded by the exons ATGCCTGGGCACCTACAGGAAGGCTTCGGCTGCGTGGTCACCAACCGATTCGACCAGCTATTTGACGACGAATCGGACCCCTTCGAGGTACTGAAGGCAgcagagaacaagaaaaaagaagccgGCGGGGGCGGCGTTGGGGGCCCCGGGGCCAAGAGCGCGGCTCAGGCCGCGGCCCAGACCAACTCTAACGCGGCGGGCAAACAGTTGCGGAAAGAGTCCCAGAAAGACCGCAAGAACCCGCTGCCCGCCATCGTCGGCGTGGCCGACAAAAAGGAGGAGACGCAGCCGCCGGTGGCGCTTAAGAAAGAAG GAATAAGGCGAGTTGGAAGAAGACCTGATCAACAACTTCAGGGTGAAGGGAAAATAATTGATAGGAGACCAGAAAGGCGACCACCTCGGGAAAGAAGATTTGAAAAGCCCCTTGAAGAAAGGGGTGAAGGAGGTGAATTTTCAGTTGATAG aCCGATTATTGAAAGGCCTATTCGAGGCCGAGGTGGTCTTGGAAGGGGTCGAGGAGGCCGTGGACGTGGAATGGGCCGAGGCGACGGATTTGATTCTCGTGGCAAACGTGAATTTGATAGGCATAGTGGAAGTGATAGATC TGGCCTGAAGCATGAGGACAAGCGTGGAGGTAGCGGATCTCACAACTGGGGAACTGTCAAAGATGAATTAAC TGATTTGGAGCAATCAAATGTGACTGAGGAAACACCTGAAGGTGAAGAGCACCCAGTGGCAGACACTGAAAATAA GGAGAATGAAGTTGAAGAGGTTAAGGAAGAGGGTCCAAAAGAGATGACTTTGGATGAATGGAAAGCTATTCAAAATAAAGACCGAGCAAAAGTAGAATTTAATATCAGAAAACCAAATGAAGGTGCTGATGGACAATGGAAAAAGGGATTTGTTCTGCATAAATCAAAAAGTGAAGAG GCTCATGCTGAAGATTCGGTTATGGACCATCATTTCCGGAAGCCAGCAAATGATATAACGTCTCAACTGGAGATCAATTTTGGAGACCTAGGCCGCCCAGGACGTGGTGGCAGGGGAGGACGTGGTGGACGTGGGCGTGGTGGACGTCCAAACCGTGGCAGCCGGACTGATAAG tcaAGTGCTTCTGCTCCTGATGTAGATGACCCAGAGGCATTCCCAGCTCTGGCCTAA
- the Serbp1 gene encoding plasminogen activator inhibitor 1 RNA-binding protein isoform X2, translated as MPGHLQEGFGCVVTNRFDQLFDDESDPFEVLKAAENKKKEAGGGGVGGPGAKSAAQAAAQTNSNAAGKQLRKESQKDRKNPLPAIVGVADKKEETQPPVALKKEGIRRVGRRPDQQLQGEGKIIDRRPERRPPRERRFEKPLEERGEGGEFSVDRPIIERPIRGRGGLGRGRGGRGRGMGRGDGFDSRGKREFDRHSGSDRSGLKHEDKRGGSGSHNWGTVKDELTESPKYIQKQISYNCSDLEQSNVTEETPEGEEHPVADTENKENEVEEVKEEGPKEMTLDEWKAIQNKDRAKVEFNIRKPNEGADGQWKKGFVLHKSKSEEAHAEDSVMDHHFRKPANDITSQLEINFGDLGRPGRGGRGGRGGRGRGGRPNRGSRTDKSSASAPDVDDPEAFPALA; from the exons ATGCCTGGGCACCTACAGGAAGGCTTCGGCTGCGTGGTCACCAACCGATTCGACCAGCTATTTGACGACGAATCGGACCCCTTCGAGGTACTGAAGGCAgcagagaacaagaaaaaagaagccgGCGGGGGCGGCGTTGGGGGCCCCGGGGCCAAGAGCGCGGCTCAGGCCGCGGCCCAGACCAACTCTAACGCGGCGGGCAAACAGTTGCGGAAAGAGTCCCAGAAAGACCGCAAGAACCCGCTGCCCGCCATCGTCGGCGTGGCCGACAAAAAGGAGGAGACGCAGCCGCCGGTGGCGCTTAAGAAAGAAG GAATAAGGCGAGTTGGAAGAAGACCTGATCAACAACTTCAGGGTGAAGGGAAAATAATTGATAGGAGACCAGAAAGGCGACCACCTCGGGAAAGAAGATTTGAAAAGCCCCTTGAAGAAAGGGGTGAAGGAGGTGAATTTTCAGTTGATAG aCCGATTATTGAAAGGCCTATTCGAGGCCGAGGTGGTCTTGGAAGGGGTCGAGGAGGCCGTGGACGTGGAATGGGCCGAGGCGACGGATTTGATTCTCGTGGCAAACGTGAATTTGATAGGCATAGTGGAAGTGATAGATC TGGCCTGAAGCATGAGGACAAGCGTGGAGGTAGCGGATCTCACAACTGGGGAACTGTCAAAGATGAATTAAC agAGTCTCCCAAATACATTCAGAAACAAATATCTTATAATTGCAGTGATTTGGAGCAATCAAATGTGACTGAGGAAACACCTGAAGGTGAAGAGCACCCAGTGGCAGACACTGAAAATAA GGAGAATGAAGTTGAAGAGGTTAAGGAAGAGGGTCCAAAAGAGATGACTTTGGATGAATGGAAAGCTATTCAAAATAAAGACCGAGCAAAAGTAGAATTTAATATCAGAAAACCAAATGAAGGTGCTGATGGACAATGGAAAAAGGGATTTGTTCTGCATAAATCAAAAAGTGAAGAG GCTCATGCTGAAGATTCGGTTATGGACCATCATTTCCGGAAGCCAGCAAATGATATAACGTCTCAACTGGAGATCAATTTTGGAGACCTAGGCCGCCCAGGACGTGGTGGCAGGGGAGGACGTGGTGGACGTGGGCGTGGTGGACGTCCAAACCGTGGCAGCCGGACTGATAAG tcaAGTGCTTCTGCTCCTGATGTAGATGACCCAGAGGCATTCCCAGCTCTGGCCTAA